The Alligator mississippiensis isolate rAllMis1 chromosome 14, rAllMis1, whole genome shotgun sequence DNA segment taagaatataaGTTTCTTTGAACTTCTTTATCCTGCAAGCATACACGATGGGGTTCATGGCTGAGTTGGCGTGAGACAGCAGGATGCCCAGGTACAGCAGAGGCTTTGGGATGTCACAGTCATGGCAGAAATAGGAAATGCAATTGAAGATGCACAGAGGAAGCCAGGACACTGCAAAAAGGAAGAGGACGAGGGCCAGAGATTTAGCTGTCTTGAACTCCTTCCCATAAAACCCGCCTGCCATTTTTATGCTGGCCGTACTTTGGCTTAACTTCATGTAGATGATGTAGAAGACTTCAACATACAAGACACACATGATGATCAGAGGGATGAGGATACAGATGAAGAAGCCAAAATACACCATGTAGTCCATCCTTATCACAGCGGTGAATTTACACTGGAGGCAGCTGGAGTTGCTTGTTCCTATCACTGTCTCCTTCTTATTCCATCCAAACATGGGGACAAATGCTGTTAGCAGAGACACCAGCCAGCACAATCCCAGAGCAACCCAAATTCTCCTCTGTGTGGTGATGATCTTATACCTGCCAGCGAGAGAAAACAGAGACCTTATTAGATGTGGTTGCTTAGAGATAGCAAGGCAGCGTTCATATTTCACAGGTTCAAACGCCGCAGATGTTTGGTGAACTGAGCTCTCTTTTGGCCAACAGTCCTTGTTAGGAGAGAAAGAACAAGTTGTCGGTCATTTTGCATCATTTGAGGAACAAGGGGTCAGTTTCTACCAGTGCTGTCCCGTATCAGTAGCTCATCCCTCGGCGATCACATTTTCAGTCTCAAGACGATCGCTGCGTTCCCACAGCCAGGGTACAATCTACCTTTAAACCCGCTCCCCTTACAAGGAAGAAAGAGTAAAATGTAAATCGGGCTGCACAGTGAACAAAATACCCAAAAAACACCACTTTTTCTCCAGTTTGCTGATGCCTGGACGCTAAATATGTAATGGTCTGTCTGTcttgcagtagtctaggagcccTCACCCACGAAGAAAAGGCAGCTTTGTGCTCCAAAGAGCTGTTCTCAATGGGTTTTTACAACACAAGCAGTATGACAGAAATAGGAAACACAACACAAGTAGTATCTTGGAAACACAATAACTGAAACTGGCCCTGACTTACCTGGTGTGCAGCTTTACCCGCAGGTACCGGTCAATGGCAATGGCCAGGAGAGACAGGATGGAGGCATTTGTAAAGAAAATGAGCAGGCAGCACACAAACAGGCAGGCATAGAAGGGTATGACGAGTCCCTGGCTCACCACGATGGCCAGCGGCATGACCAGAAGCCCCACGGCTATGTCGGCGAGTGCCAAGGAGATGATGAAGTAGAAGGTGGTGTTCTGGAAAGACGGGTTGAGCTTCACTACCCCGATGACCAGGGCGTTGCCTACAGTCGCAGACACTGCAATGATGGACTCCACCGCAATGTATATCGCATCCTGGGTGCTCAGGGATACGCTGCTGTTTGTCATTGTGAATCACAAGAAATATCTCCGGCAGGCTCCAGGTGGAGAAGCGAGGGGAAGGAAAAGAGCCAGAGTTACCTTGAGAGGACTTCTCCTACCACGTTGTCTAGACTTAGTCGTCTCAATGACACTTGTTAGAATAGATGCTTCCTCCAGCATGTCTCAGAGTAACTTCTTCCAGCTCTTCCCCATTCTTAGAAATGCAAAATGGAAATATCCCCTGGACATCCACGGATCACCGTCCTCCCTAGAGAGTCCGCTCCTCAATGGCAAGAGCTCCCTCTCACTAACTTTGGGTCATCACAGCAGGTCGGAGAGTCACTTTGAAGCAGTCAGGAAGCTTGTACCAAAAAGAGGCAGCCCCCAGATTCAGCCCCTATGAGCCAGCCAGTGCATGCTTTTGCAGCTGCCTCTTCACAGCCTTGCTGACTGAAAAGTCAGTGTTTCTTCTGCAGAAAATTGTTTGTAACACAGTATTAATCTAGATAAGAACTGTGCACTATTAATAGGAAATGAGATGTTTAGGAGGAAGTAGAAAGCCACTAGGACCCCCCTTTAAATTTCTGCCTCCTACTTGAGTTCGGATAAAATTGCATCTGCTGGTGCTACTCTCCAGTTAAGGATCTCAGTGAGACGTGGCCCCCGTACTTTAGAGAGACTTTTTCCTCACCTGTAAGACAGCTGTGCACTTTGGAGAGCTAGTATGACTGGGACGGTCTTTTCCTAATATAGAGGTAAGGCCTTTCCAAAAATGAAAGCCATACCATACCTGTCTCCCCACTGTCTTGCTGCACAAAACCTTCCTGCAATGCAGGTCCCGAGGAATAACTCGTCATggacagaaaaaagaaagggacAGAAGGAAGCAAGCGGCGGTGGGGGTACACCGAGAGGAGTgtatcagagagagagagcccacGAGAGCAATCTAAGCAGAAGCAATTAAATTGAGCAGTAAGCACCTGGGCTAATTATGAAAAAGCATTTGCAAGACGCTTACTTTTTGGATTTCCTCAGCTTTCACTCAGACAGGCAAATGCTAGTTGTGCCAGAAGAAGCAAATGGCATTCTTAACATGAGTGCTAAATGCTGATGACACAACAAGAAGCAGCATCTTTG contains these protein-coding regions:
- the LOC102572719 gene encoding adenosine receptor A3, whose translation is MTNSSVSLSTQDAIYIAVESIIAVSATVGNALVIGVVKLNPSFQNTTFYFIISLALADIAVGLLVMPLAIVVSQGLVIPFYACLFVCCLLIFFTNASILSLLAIAIDRYLRVKLHTRYKIITTQRRIWVALGLCWLVSLLTAFVPMFGWNKKETVIGTSNSSCLQCKFTAVIRMDYMVYFGFFICILIPLIIMCVLYVEVFYIIYMKLSQSTASIKMAGGFYGKEFKTAKSLALVLFLFAVSWLPLCIFNCISYFCHDCDIPKPLLYLGILLSHANSAMNPIVYACRIKKFKETYILIFKTYILCTDSEQVISSIETPSDRVS